A stretch of Coregonus clupeaformis isolate EN_2021a chromosome 37, ASM2061545v1, whole genome shotgun sequence DNA encodes these proteins:
- the LOC121553732 gene encoding gamma-aminobutyric acid receptor subunit pi-like gives MAALPSGGRVIVMLLISRMLENSLLSAEVKEGEILPPTIQKLMKGYNKYLRPFFDNGPVTVGMSLDIASIDTISEINMDYTATIFLRQRWTDERLVFEGNKSLSLDGRLVELLWVPDTFIVDSKKSFLHDITVENRLIRIFPNGTVLYALRITTTVACNMDLTKYPMDKQTCTLQLESWGYNINDVMFYWTRGNESVSGLDTLRLAQYTVEDHYTSASEAIYETGHYPKLIFHFELKRSILYFILETYVPSSLLVVLSWVSFWISQSSVPARICIGVTTVLTMTTLMMGARTSLPNANCFIKAIDVYLGICFSFIFGALIEYAVAHFCTLNHPNANIVMYGHQMGGFDEEMNGMVTTIAAENNRAKRRKEKAAADAAALAPTAELELCPSSPTGSEPKPEAPEEPTNRCLIVLVLLRKVLRKAANCCHVENPHLIDNYSRMTFPLSFVFVNLLYWTYYLYL, from the exons GATGTTAGAGAACTCGCTGCTCAGCGCTgaagtgaaggagggagagattcTGCCTCCCACCATTCAGAAACTGATGAAAGGATACAACAAGTACCTCAGGCCTTTCTTTGACA ATGGGCCAGTGACTGTGGGCATGAGTTTGGATATTGCCAGCATTGACACCATATCAGAGATCAACATG GACTACACGGCCACTATCTTCCTGCGTCAGCGCTGGACAGACGAGCGCCTGGTGTTTGAGGGGAACAAGAGCCTGAGTCTGGACGGCAGGCTGGTGGAGCTGCTCTGGGTACCAGACACTTTCATCGTAGACTCCAAAAAGTCCTTCCTCCATGACATCACTGTGGAGAACAGGCTGATCAGGATCTTCCCCAATGGAACGGTGCTCTATGCCCTGAG GATCACCACCACTGTGGCCTGCAACATGGACCTGACCAAATACCCCATGGACAAGCAGACCTGCACTCTGCAACTAGAGAGCT gGGGCTACAACATCAATGATGTGATGTTCTACTGGACCAGAGGGAATGAGTCGGTCAGTGGTTTGGACACGCTGCGTCTGGCTCAGTACACAGTAGAGGACCACTACACCTCTGCATCTGAGGCCATCTATGAAACAG gcCACTACCCCAAGCTGATCTTCCACTTTGAGCTGAAGAGAAGCATCCTGTACTTCATCCTGGAGACGTACGTTCCCTCCAGCCTGCTGGTGGTCCTGTCCTGGGTCTCCTTCTGGATCAGCCAGTCTTCCGTCCCTGCAAGGATCTGTATCG GAGTGACCACGGTTCTGACGATGACCACGTTGATGATGGGTGCCAGGACGTCCCTGCCCAACGCCAACTGTTTCATCAAGGCCATCGACGTGTACTTGGGCATCTGCTTCAGCTTCATCTTCGGAGCCCTGATCGAGTATGCCGTGGCCCACTTCTGCACCCTTAACCACCCCAACGCCAACATTGTCATG taCGGtcaccagatgggaggctttgaCGAGGAGATGAACGGCATGGTCACCACCATCGCTGCTGAAAACAACAGGGCCAAGAGGCGTAAGGAGAAAGCTGCTGCAGATGCTGCAGCCTTGGCGCCCACAGCAGAGCTGGAACTTTGCCCCTCCAGCCCCACTGGCAGTGAACCCAAGCCTGAGGCACCTGAGGAGCCCACCAACCGCTGCCTCATTGTCCTGGTCCTCCTCCGTAAGGTCCTGCGCAAAGCTGCAAACTGTTGCCATGTGGAGAATCCCCACTTAATAGACAACTACTCCAGGAtgaccttccccctctcctttgtATTTGTCAATCTCCTCTATTGGACATACTACCTGTACTTGTAA